GTGAGGAACAGTCCGATTCCGGCGGCCGCGAGGGCGGCCGAAAGGGTCCAGAAGAGGCTCCCGTAGCTTCCCATCCAGCTTCCCAGCAGCGCGGCTCCGATGGGGGCCAACGCCCGCGCGCCGTTCGAGCCCACGGCGATCGCCCCGCTGACGCTCGCGTAGTACCGGCGACCGAACGCGTCCGCGACCGCCGACGGCCGCGCGAGGGTGGCCATGCCGTTCGCGGCGCCGAGCAGCAGGATCGCGGGAATCAGTGCGGGCAGGCGCCCCACGAACGGCAGCATCGCCATCGCCACCGCCTGCGCGACAAACACGGATCCCGTGACCGCGCGGCGGCCGAGCCATGCCGCGACCGGGACGAAGAGCAGTCGTCCCGGGATCTGCATCGCGCCGATCCAGCCGACGGCGGCCGCGGCGTACGCCTGCGGGTATCCACGTTGAGTCAGGAACGGAATCAGGTGTACCGTGATCGTGACGGTGGCAAACGCCCCCACCGCGAACGCCGCATTGAGCGCCCAGAACACCGACGTGCGAAGAGCGGCCTGCAGCGTCACGCCCGTGCTGGGGGGCCCGACGGTGCTGCCGGTGGCGCCGTCCCCGGCGTGCGTGAGGCTCGACGGGCGGAGCACCAGCGCGTGGATCGGGATCGTCACCACGGCGAGGAAGACGCCGAGGATTTCGACCGCGTCGCGCCACCCGACCCGCGAGAGCAGCCACGCGCCCAGAGGCATGAAGATCGTGCTGGCGAGCCCTGCGACGAGGGTCACGGTCAGGAGCGCGCGGTCTCGGTGCCGGCCGAACCACTGCACGATCGCGGCGAACGCCGGATCGTACAAGGTCATCGCCATGGCGAATCCCATTCCGCACCACACTGCGTACAACATGCCCAGGCTGGTGGTGCGGGCCCAGGCAATGGTGAGTGCGGCCGCAAGACACGATCCCGCCGTCATGAGGCCGCGCGGCCCGGCCCGGTCCATCCACCGTCCCACCGGCACTGCCGCGAGCGCGGTGATCGCGAGCGCCAGCGAGAACGCGCCGGCAACCGAGATCGCGGACGCGTTGAACTCGTGCTCCATCGCCTGAAGGAACACCGGGAACCCGTAGTAGATGATGCCCCACGAGACGGTCTCGGTCACACACAGCGCCGCGACGATGATCCAACCGTAGTACACATGTGCCGCGTCTGGGCCGGCTGCGGGCTGCGGCGGCGAGATCATCTGCCGGGGCGCTCCGCGCGGCCGGACGCGCAAACGCCTGCGGAATGTTCGGAGCGTCGGTGGTGTGGACGTCGAGTGCGCATCACGTCGCCGTTTCGTTCGAGAGCGCGCGATCGGCCCCTGCCCGGCCCGGGGCACCCGTGGGCCGGCGCGGGGAGGACGGGCGCGGCGATCCGGGGAATATCACGCCATGTCTTCGACGACCGACGTCGACGCGTCCCGCGGGGCGTCCCCGCGCGATCTCCGGATGCGGATCCGCCGCGGCGAGTGGGACCGGCCCACGGCCGGCCTCGCCCCCGGGTTTGCGCAGGCCAACCTCGTCGCGCTGCCGCGCGAGCTTGCGTACGACTTCCTGGTGTTCTGCCAGCGGAACCCGAAACCGTGTCCGTTGATCGACGTCACCGATCCGGGCTCTCCCGAGCCGACCCTGGCGGCCCCCGGGGCCGATCTCCGGACCGACATCCCGCGCTACCGGATCTATCGGCGCGGTCGGCTCGACGCGGAGGAGACCGAGATCACCCGGTACTGGCGGGACGATCTCGTCGGGTTCCTGCTCGGGTGCTCGTTCACGTTCGAGGCGGCGATGGAGCGCGCCGGGTTGCCGGTGCGCCACATCGAGGACGGTCGGAACGTGGCCATGTACGTCACGTCCATCCAGTGCCGGCCTGCGGGCGCGCTCCGCGGACCGATGGTGGTCAGCATGCGGCCGCTGCCGCCGGCGGCGGTCCCGCGCGCGGTGCTCGTGACCGGGCGGTATCCGCGGGCGCACGGGGCGCCGGTGCACGCCGGCGACCCGGCGGCGATCGGCGTTCGAGACCTCGCGCGTCCGGAGTTCGGCGATCCGCCGCGGATCGAGCCGGGCGAAGTGCCGGTGTTCTGGGGCTGCGGCGTGACCCCGCAGGCGGTCGCCATGGCGGCGAAGGTGGAGTTGATGATCACCCACGCGCCGGGCCACATGTTTCTCACCGACCTGCTGGACGAGGATCTGGCGACCGGGTGAACGGACGGGCGCGTGCTACGGCGTTTGCTTGACCTCCACCCCGGCGATTCGCTCCCACACCTTCACCACCGCGACCGTGTCCTCGGCGTCGAGACCCAAGCTTCGGGCGACCGTGAACGTGAACAGCGCCCCGGTCGCGGCCGGCACCGGCAGATTGTGCTCCTGCGCGAGTTCCTGAGCCAGCCGCAGGTCCTTGTGCGCGAGCGCCACCTGAAACGACGGCTCGAACTCGCGCTTGAGAATCCGCGTGCCGCGTGCCTGAATCATCGGCGTCGCGGCGCTGCCCGCGCTCAATGCGCCGACGAGTTGGGCCGGGTCGAGGCCGGCGCGCACGCCGAGAGACAACGCCTCCGCGAGGATGGCCATCGAGGAGAGCGAGATCATGTTGTTGAGCAGCTTCGTCACGTGCCCCGCCGCGATGTCGCCCATGTGCAGGATCGTGCGTCCCATCGCGTCGAGCGCCGGCCGGATGCGGGCGATGTCCTTCGTGGACCCGCCGGCGTAGATCGTGAGCGTGCCCTCGGCGGCGCCGTGCACGCCGCCGGTGATCGGGG
This is a stretch of genomic DNA from bacterium. It encodes these proteins:
- a CDS encoding MFS transporter, whose protein sequence is MISPPQPAAGPDAAHVYYGWIIVAALCVTETVSWGIIYYGFPVFLQAMEHEFNASAISVAGAFSLALAITALAAVPVGRWMDRAGPRGLMTAGSCLAAALTIAWARTTSLGMLYAVWCGMGFAMAMTLYDPAFAAIVQWFGRHRDRALLTVTLVAGLASTIFMPLGAWLLSRVGWRDAVEILGVFLAVVTIPIHALVLRPSSLTHAGDGATGSTVGPPSTGVTLQAALRTSVFWALNAAFAVGAFATVTITVHLIPFLTQRGYPQAYAAAAVGWIGAMQIPGRLLFVPVAAWLGRRAVTGSVFVAQAVAMAMLPFVGRLPALIPAILLLGAANGMATLARPSAVADAFGRRYYASVSGAIAVGSNGARALAPIGAALLGSWMGSYGSLFWTLSAALAAAGIGLFLTELRAAGGAVPRRASRGTPGSPD
- a CDS encoding putative hydro-lyase, whose translation is MSSTTDVDASRGASPRDLRMRIRRGEWDRPTAGLAPGFAQANLVALPRELAYDFLVFCQRNPKPCPLIDVTDPGSPEPTLAAPGADLRTDIPRYRIYRRGRLDAEETEITRYWRDDLVGFLLGCSFTFEAAMERAGLPVRHIEDGRNVAMYVTSIQCRPAGALRGPMVVSMRPLPPAAVPRAVLVTGRYPRAHGAPVHAGDPAAIGVRDLARPEFGDPPRIEPGEVPVFWGCGVTPQAVAMAAKVELMITHAPGHMFLTDLLDEDLATG
- a CDS encoding NAD(P)-dependent oxidoreductase; the encoded protein is MAERIGFLGIGAMGQPMAANLVRKGFDVTVLIHHRPEPARTLEALGAHVAGSLAALIKDCPIVIACLPTSAEVEAAVLGPGGMLETAGAGAIFVDMGTSRPASTRTLAARLRERGIAMVDAPITGGVHGAAEGTLTIYAGGSTKDIARIRPALDAMGRTILHMGDIAAGHVTKLLNNMISLSSMAILAEALSLGVRAGLDPAQLVGALSAGSAATPMIQARGTRILKREFEPSFQVALAHKDLRLAQELAQEHNLPVPAATGALFTFTVARSLGLDAEDTVAVVKVWERIAGVEVKQTP